The genome window CTTATCAACGGCCAGGCGTTCAATCTCACTTTGGCGGCTGGCCGCATATTGATAAGCTTTAACTTGCTCTTTATACTCCTCCGTGGTGAGCTTATCCACCAAGGGATGTTCCGGGGCCAGCACCATAAAGGTGACTCCCCATAAAGTATCCGGCCGGGTGGTAAAGACCGTCAGTTTTTCCTGGTTCGGCAATTCAAAGTCAACCTCGGCCCCTTCACTCTTGCCGATCCAGTTCTTCTGCATGGAGACAACCCGTTCCGGCCAGTCGATCTTGGAAAAGTCCAGCAATTCCTCGGCATAGTCGGTAATTTTCAGGAACCACTGGTCCAGTTCTTTTTTCACCACAGGTGTCTCACACCGTTCGCAATGGCGGTCTTCGCCCCAAACTTGTTCCCGCGCCAAAGTGGTATTACAGGTCGGACAAAAGTCTACCGGGGCCATCTTTTTGTAAGCCAAACCCCGTTCATAAAGCTTCAGGAAAAGCCATTGGCTCCATTTATAGTAACCCGGTAAACAGGTAATCACTTCCCGTTGCCAGTCAAAGATGGCGCCCATCGACTTTAATTGTTCCCGCATCCGTTCAATATTGTTCATGGTCCATTTTTGCGGGTGCACGTTCCGCTTGATGGCAGCATTCTCGGCCGGAAGACCGAATGCGTCAAAGCCGATCGGGAACAAGACATTATAACCGTTCATCCGTTTAAAACGGGCCTGGGCATCGGAAGGAACCATGGCATACCAGTGACCGATATGCAGATCACCACTGGGATAAGGCAGCATGGTCAAGGCATAAAATTTCGGTTTATCCTTCCTGATTACCGAACGGTAAAGGCCCGATTCTTCCCACTTTTGCCGCCAAAAAGGTTCAATTTTGCGCGGCTGATAACGGTCGTATTTTGTCGTCATCAAAATCCCTCCAATAAAATTTAGACCCCTGGTCATTTTCTGACCAGGGGCGAACAACAGTCGCGGTACCACCCTGTTTCGGCATTCCTCCGGAATGCCCTCTTGTCCATTAACCCTGGAACAGGTCAGGAATTTTCATTCCTGAACTTCCGGGGTGAGTTCGGTCCGATCCCGGGTCCGGTTTGCACCACCCACCGGCTCTCTAAGCCCTTAATCCAACCTACTACTCCCCTTCATCAGTTCTCATCTTTTAAGTCTTTAACCGTTGCCGAGAATAAGAAACACTGGTTTTTATCTTCGATTGAGGCAATCTTTTAAAAGAAAAGTTTACCTTATTTGGGATTGGTAAACCTTATAAAAGTATAAATCAGAGCGGTTTAAATGTCAAGCGATGGTCGGAGTTAATCTTTTTGCACCGTACCAAAGCTCCTCCAGGCGGTAAAAATCGCGTTCGTCCTGGCCTAAGAGATGAATAACCAAAAAGCCGTAATCCAGCAGGATCCACCGGGCATCTTGATCCCCTTCCCGGCGGAAAGGGGTTAAACCTAAATCACCAAGCTTTTCAAGGAGATGATCGGCCAAGGCCTTAAGGTGATTAGGATTACGGCCGGTCGTGATTAAAAAATAATCGGTCACCACCGTTAACTCCCGCAAGTCCAATATGACGGGATTTTCCCCCTTCTGATCGATCACTGCCGTATAGGCAGCAGATAAGACCTTGTCAAAATCCATTCATCCTAAACCTCCGACCATAATTTCCTTCCGTGTTTATTTACTCCTCGCCGGATTCATTCAGCAAAAGCATGTTCCGGGCTTCCAGCGTCAATGGATGCAACAGGAAACCGGCATCCAAAATATATCTAATCTTCTGAGTATAAATGTACTTTAAAGCCGCTAGGCGGTTTCGAAAGGCCAGTTCCCGCGCAACTTGGGCGGCAAAAAACTGACGGGCCGGCTCGGCAAAGTCGGCGATGATCGTTAATTCGCCTACAATCCCCAGCTTTGGCGCGCCGGTGACATGGTAGGCCACCGCTTCAAGCACCGGCTCGGCGGTGATCGCCCACTCGCGTTTTAAAAGCTCGGCGCCAACCTGTCCGTGAAGTAAAACGGGGGCCTTTTTGTCCAGGGGCAAGATGGGAATCTGGTAAGAACTAGCCAAGGCGAGCATTTCCGGACCGTCTTTTTCGCGGGCGACATCATGCATTAAAGCCGCCACCGCCACCGGCTCCTCCGGAATTTGGTAATGGCGGGCCAGTTCCCGGGCAAAATTCATTACCCTTAATGAATGTTGAAAACGGGGCGGGGAAAGCGTCTGACTTAATTTGCGGCTGAGCGTTTCAAGGTTCATATAGACCCCCATTAAGCTTAAGATTAATTATAGTATATTAAATCTTTTTCCACAAAGCTACGCATTTCCCTGCCGCTAAAACGACAAAAGGCTGGTTGAAACCGGCTCTTTACATTTTAAGCAAGAAGGGGTGCCTGGCACCCCCTCAGCTTGTGGTATTTAGTGGCCGCGCTTCGTTGACAATGATCTCCCGCCCGCCTAATTCTTTGCCATTCATCATGGCAATTACTTGTTCGGCTTGGTCCTCCGGCACCTCAACAAAGCCAAAGCCTTTCGAGCGTCCGGTTGCCCGGTCTATAATTACCCTACTGGCCAATACCTCTGTCGCGTTGGAAAAAAAAGCGGCCAAATCCTCGTCCGTAGTGGCCCAGGGCAAATTGCCGACATACAGGGTTTTACTCACCAGCTTCACCTCGTTTCCGGCCATGAATCACAGGTTCTTTGCAGGCCCGAAATTATTTTGCCCGCCAGGGCAAATATTATTGAAACTAAGGTAAAGTACTGTTTTCAAATTCGCATACAGAAGTTGAAAAGGTTGAAGCGGTGATATTGTTATTTAAGTGTAGAGCTTATTGGCTAAAATATACTTTAGCACCTGGGGTTCCAGCCAATAACGGACAGATTTCCCGAGCCGCAGACGTTCCCGGATGGCGCTGGACGAAATCGCCACCTCCGGATTATGGAAAAAAACGATCCCTTTACTCTGGGCGGACGGTGCACGGAAGGCCTCAAGGGCCGGGGGTACTTGGGCCGGAAAACCAGGGCGGACACCCACGGCCAAGGTCGCCAAAGTAAAAAGCTGCTCGAAACGGTGCCAACCGGTTAAGGTATTCAGGGAATCTTGTCCCATCAATAAAAACAGCGCATGGTCGGGGTAGGCCTGGCGAAAGAAGTTCAGGGTATCAACGGTATACGAAGGCGGTTTGCGTTTTAGCTCCACTTCCGAAAGGGTAAAACCGGGGTTTTCCCTGATGGCCAGTTTGATCAGTTCTACACGGTCGGCATCATTGATATAAGGGCGGTGCTTTTTCAATGGCGATTGGGCCGCCGGAACAAAGATTACTTGCTCTAAAGCCAACTCTTCCCGGGCCGTTTCCGCCAGGAGAAGATGGCCAAGGTGGATGGGGTCAAAACTTCCCCCGTAAATACCTATGGCTTTCATTGGCGAATTTGTCCGTCCCCATAAATAATATATTTGGTGGTCGTCAGGGCGCTCAACCCCATCGGCCCGCGGGCATGCAACTTTTGGGTGGAAATTCCCAGTTCGGCCCCCAAACCGAACTCATAACCGTCGGTAAAGCGCGTGGAAGCATTAACGTAAACCGCAGCGGCATCCACTACTTGCAGGAATTTCCGGGCGGTTGCGTAGTCGGTAGTAATGATACACTCCGAATGACCGCTTCCGTACTTGGCAATATGGTCAACGGCGGCCGCAAAATCGGGGACCACTTTTACGGCCAGGATCAAATCCAGGTATTCGGTGGCCCAGTCTTCCTCTGTCGCCGCGGTCGCCCAGGGGAGATGGAGAAGGGTTTGCGGACAACCCCGGATCTCGGTCCCCGCCCGGCGGAGTTCCTCCCCGCACCGGGGAAGAAAAGCAGCGGCGATCGCCTGGTGGACCAGCAGGGTTTCCAGGGCGTTACAGACGGAAGGGCGTTGAGTTTTCGCGTTCACCACAATCTTGATCGCCTGTTCCAAATCGGCACTGGCATCCACATAGGTATGGCAGACCCCGACCCCGGTTTCAATGACGGGGACGAGGGCGTTGCTGACGACGGTTTTAATCAGGCCCGCCCCACCCCGGGGGACAAGCACATCCACATACTCGCGCATTTTCATCAAAGCCACCGCCGCCTCCCGTTCCGGGGAAGCAAGCAGCTGGACCGCATCTTCCGGAACCGTCGTCTTCCGCAAGGATTCCCGGATGACCTCGACCAGGACTTGGTTGGTCTGGAGCGCTTCCGAGCCGCCGCGGAGAATCACCGCATTCCCTGTCTTTAGGCATAGAGCGGCAGCGTCCACGGTGACGTTGGGCCGGGCTTCGTAAATAATGGCCACCACCCCCAAAGGGACACGCAGAAGACCGATCTCAAGCCCGTTGGGACGGCGCCACATTTTTTCCACGGTACCGACCGGATCCTCCAACCGGACCACTTCCCGTAACCCTTCCACCATCGCTTTGATCCGGTCCGGGTTGAGCATCAACCGCTCGACTAAACTGGCCTTTAAGCCATCAGCTTTGGCCTTTGCCACTTCCGCCTGGTTTACGGCCAGGATCCGCTCCTGGTTGGCCAGCAATCCGTCGGCGATTCTGAGCAGGGCTTCGTTTTTGGCGGTACTATCCAGATTGGCCAAGGTCGCAGCGACCTTCTTTGCCTTTTGCCCTAAAACAGTTACCTCGGTCGACAACGGCTTTCCCCCCTCATTCAAAACAAACCAGATTATTCCGGTGGATCACTTCTTCAAAGGTTTTGTAGCCCAGCACTTTTGGCAATTGGGCGGTATTTGCCCCTTTGATCTTTTCAATCTCTTCCGTGCTGAAATTACTTAAACCCCGGGCAATCTCCTGTTCTTGCGGATCCAAGACCCGGATCAAGTCGCCCACGCCGAACTTGCCTTTGACGGCGATCACCCCGGAAGGCAGCAAACTTTTCTTCCGTTCCAGTAAGGCGGTAACGGCACCTTCGTCAATGACGACGGCCCCCTGCGGTTGTCCCGCGAAGGCAATCCATCTTTCCCGTTGAACCAGAGTATCGTCATTGGGCAAAAACAGGGTCCCAATCTCCTCCCCGGCGACAATCCGGCTTAAAACACTGTCTTCTTCCGCGGAGGCGAGTACCATCGTGATGCCCGAGCGGGTGGCGATCCGGGCCGCTTCCAGTTTGGTGATCATCCCGCCGGTTCCCCTACTCGTCCCGGCCTCTCCCGCCGACGACCAGATGGAGGGGGAGATCTCTTTCACGACCGGGATCAAGTTCGCTGTTTGGTCTTTCCGGGGATCGCTGGTGTATAAACCACCGATGTCGGAAAGAAGGATCAACAGATCGGCCCCGATCAAACCGGCAACCAAGGCGGCCAGGGTATCATTGTCACCAAACCTCAGCTGCAGTTCTTCCGTGGCGACGGTATCATTCTCATTAATAATCGGCAAAGCCTTATACTCATTGAGGAGCATCATCAGCGTATTCCTGGCATTTAAATAACGGCGCCGGTCCCCCATATCATCCCTGGTCAGAAGGATCTGAGCGGTAACGATCCCGTATTCCAGAAAAAATTTGTTGTAAACCTGCATCAAAAAACCTTGTCCCACCGCGGCCACGGCTTGCCGTTCCGGAATCGTCCGCGGTTTGCTGGTAAGCCCGAGTTCGCCAACACCCGCCCCCACCGCGCCGGAAGAAACAAGCACCACTTTTTTTCCGGAATTATGTAAGTCCGCGATCTGGCGGACAAGGCGTTCCATATTTTTCAGGTTCAGACGACCGGTCGCATAAGTTAGACTACTGGTCCCCACTTTCACCACAATCGTTTGGGCTTCTTTCAGCCGACTTCGCAACTCTGCCAAGGCAAGGAAAACCCCCATTTCCAGTTTATAATAGATCTAGATCTTTTTAATTATACTACAAATTTCGGGTTTTCCCCAGATTAAAATAAAAAAGACACTGGGACACAGTGTCTGATCGCAAATATAAAAATATATTAATTAACTATTAATTAACTAATTTTCTGATCTTCCCGTTCTTTCCGTTGGCGGCGGCGGTGTGATTCGTAGCTCGGGTCCCCTTTTTTCCACCGGGTTTCGCGCGCACGGACGATCGTTTTTTCACGGATGACAAATTCGTTTTGCGATGGGCAGAAATAAAGGTCCGTGTCTTCCTTACAGTTCCCGCAACTCAAGCAGGACATAACCATATAACCTCCCAAAAAGCCAAAATAAACTAGTAGTCCTCCGGTTCAAAGACAAATTCTAAGTCACCAATGCGAACCAGATCACCCTCCTTTACTCCTGCATCTTCAAGCGCCGAAATAATGCCCCAACGCTTCAAGTATTGATCAAGGCGGAGTAAAGCCTCATTCTGTTCCAGGTTAAAGCGCATGAGTCTTTTTATTAAGGCTTCGCTGTTTATCCGGTAAACACCATCCCCGTCTCGGGTAATGGAAAACTCCGGTGGACCGCTTAGGGGAACTGTAGCGAACGGTTCCGGTTCAACCGGCAACTTACCAACTTTCGGTAAAGTTTCGAGTTTCTTTTTAATACGGTATAAGACTGGCCGGAGGTTTTCGCCGGTTACCGCGGAGATAAAGTCAACTTCATATCCGAAGCTGGCGATTTTTTCTTTAAACTCCTCTTTCTGCGCAGAAGCAGCCGGGAGATCGATCTTGGTCCCCAAAACAAGCTGAGGTTTTTGGGCCAAGGCCTGATTATAACTGGCCAGTTCATGATTGATCTCAAGAAAGGCGTCCCAAGGGGCCGGCGCCGAAAGGTCAACCAAGTGGACCAGGAGGCGGGTGCGCTCCACATGCTTTAAGAACTCAATCCCCAAACCAACTCCCTGGTGGGCTCCTTTAATCAGACCGGGTAAATCAGCAACAACAAAACTATCATCATCCAAATCAACGACGCCCAAGACCGGATTGAGGGTGGTAAACGGATAGGACGCCACTTTCGGACGGGCCGCCGAGATTGCCGATAGAAAAGTGGATTTACCGGCATTCGGATAACCAATCAAACCGACATCGGCCAGGACTTTCAGTTCCAAAACCAGAACCGCTTCTTCTCCCGGTTCCCCCCGTTCGGCAAAACGGGGTGTCTGGTGCGAAGCACCAGTGAAGCGGGCGTTTCCCCGACCGCCGCGTCCTCCTTTGGCCACCAAACACCGTTCTTTATGCTCGGTCAAGTCGGCAATGAGACGGTTTTCTTTACGGACAAGCGTCCCCACGGGCACTTTAATCACCAAATCGGCACCTTTTTTACCAAAACGGTTACTACCCCTGCCGTTCTGTCCGGCCTCTGCCTTGTACAGTTTCTTATAGCGGAGGTGACTAAGGGTGTTGTAACCCTCATCGGCTTCAAGGTAGACACTGCCCCCATCGCCCCCGTCACCGCCGTCGGGACCGCCAAAAGGCACATATTTTTCCCGCCGGAAACTGACGACACCGTCCCCGCCTTTACCCGCCACCACTTTAATTGAGACTTCATCAATGAACATCCAGAATCCCCTTTAGCTTGAAACCATGCTTAACACATATTATTCTACCGCAATTATTGATAATCCTTTCAGTGGAAGACCACGGGCCCAAGAATTTCACGATTAATTAGTGGCAATTTAGAGTCAAAAAAACCGCCCAACGGCGGTTTTTTGTTAGGCGGTAATGACCGGCTCGGCATAAACGCTTACTTTTTTATCCCTTTTCCCTTTGCGTTCAAAAGCAACATAGCCATCAATCAACGCAAAAAGGGTATCATCCTTGCCAATTCCTACGTTGTTACCGGGGTGGAATTTGGTTCCCCGTTGACGGACGAGGATATTACCCGCCAAGACATATTGACCGGCAAACTTTTTCACCCCTAGACGCTTCGCCTCGCTATCCCGACCGTTCCGGGTGCTCCCCACGCCCTTCTTTTGGGCGAAGAATTGAAGATTAAAGTTCATCGTTTTGCACCTCCTTAACGGATACTTGCACGTATTTCCGGTATTCCTGCGCAATCTGTTGTAAACCCAGATACATCAGGTTTAAAATCAAATCGGCCTGCTCCAGTTTCTTTTCTTCGACGGCACCTGCGATCCGGCAATTAAACAGTCCACCCTTTTGTTCTTGCTCAATTTGCAATTCCAACCCAACCAGCTTCTGCAAACCGAGGACAGCGGTTTGTACTAAGGTTGAAACCCCGGCACAAACGATATCCTGCCCCGCCGGAGCATAACCGGTATGACCTTTTGCCTTAAAGCCGACGAAGCGCGTGCCCGCACGCAAGAACTGAACTGAAGTCATTAGCCTTCAATGGCAACAACCCGTAAACGGGTAAACGGTTGACGGTGGCCATACCTTTTCCGAATGTTCTTCTTCGGTTTGTACCGGAAGACCAGGATTTTCCGGGCTTTATCCTGTTGAACAATCTTGGCCTTTACTTTTGCCCCTTCCACATAGGGGGTACCCACTTTGGTTTCTTCGCCCCCAATGAGCAAGACCCGGTCAAGCACGACTTCCGAACCGACGTCACCCGGCAACTTCTCGACGGTAAACTCGTCCCCAGGTTGAACCCGGTATTGTTTCCCGCCCGTTTCAACAATCGCGTACATAATTATGCACCTCCCGTTTAGACTCGCCAGTTTTTGGCACCATTAGGTTTTCAAAGCCAAAACTGTGCGGTTGAAACAGGTTTTAAAAACCCACAACTAGTATAATACCATCAGCAGGCCTTTCTGTCAATCTTCGATCACTGCTTTGGCGTAGGTTTTGAATAACTTTTGAATTTTTACCTTAAGCCGTTGTCCGGCAAAGTGCCCGCCATTTTCAATATCAATGATATAACCGTCCAGACGGGCAATCCCATCCGCCGGGTTGTTGGCGTGCGGCTCGATCACTTCTACTTCCAGCCGGTCCCCCTCTTTAACCGGAAGCGCCACGGATTGAATATATTCCCGTTCGCCGGCCGCGAGGATCCGGGCTTCCGCCGGCGGAATCTCGTCTTTGCCCCGGATAAAAACCGTCTTCTTCACCATCTTTTCCAGGGCGCTTAACCGGTTACCACCGGGACCGATCAGGAGCGCGGCCAGATCAGTGTTCACCCCGACCAACAAGGCTTCGTCTTTAGGATAATCGGCGCTCAACTCGATGATCCGCCGTTCGGCGCGGGCAGCTTGGGTATCCAATGAATATTTGTAACCGGTCCCCTCACAACAGGAACAAGGTTGCTGTAATTGTTCCCTCAGACTGGGCCGGGTTTTTTTTTCTGGTCATCTCCAAAAGGCCGAGGGAAGTAAAACCTAGAATGTTCGTTTTCACTTTGTCCTTCTGTAGTTCGTGGGCGAGGCAATCCAGGACTTGCTTTCGGTTTTCCTCATCAGCCATGTCGATAAAATCGATGATTATGATACCCCCAATATTCCGCAAACGAATCTGGCGGGCAATCTCCTTGGCCGCCGCCAGATTGGTATGCAAAACCGTATCTTCCAAACAGGTAGATCCGGTATATTTGCCGGTGTTAACATCGACCACCGTCAGGGCTTCAGTCTGATCAAAAACAAGGTAGGCCCCGGATTCTAGCCATATTTTCCGGCGAAGGGCCTCTTCAATCTGTTGTTCAATGCCATAGAGGGCAAAAAGGGAATGACCGGTAAACAGATGGACCTTGTCCCGGAGATGGGGCCCTAAAAAAGCCAGTAAATCCAGGGCCTTTTCGTAAGTGGGCAGATCATCGATGACGAGCCGGTCCACCTCGGTGGTGAAAAGATCCCGCAAAATCCGGTAGAGCAGATCATGATCGTGGAAGAGTAAGGCTGGCGTTGGTCCCTTCTTCGCTCGCTTGAGAATCTTTTGCCACAGATTAAAGAGGAAGTTCCGGTCGGCTTCCAACTCCTCTTCCGTAAGGCCCTCGGCGGCGGTCCTTACAATCAACCCCATCCCCGGTGGTTTTAATTGCATGGCGACCTTTTTCAGCCGTTCCCGTTCTTTTTCATCTTCGATCCGCCGGGAGATCCCGATGTAATCCACGTTTGGCATCAGCACCAAATACCGGCCGGGAATGGTTAGATTCGTTACCACCCGCGCTCCTTTATTGCCCATGGGTTCTTTGACCAATTGGACGATAATCTCCTGGCCTTCATGGAGCAAGTCACTGATCGAAACCGGACCTTGGTCGCCGTTCTCCGGACGGAGATCATCAATAAACAGAAAGGCATTCTTTTCCATGCCAATGTCAATAAAGGCGGCTTGCATCCCCGGCAATACGTTTTCCACTTTTCCCCGGTAGATGTTGCCAATGTGTCGTTGGGTGGAATGACTTTCCTTGGAGAGCTCGACTAACTTTCCATCTTCCAGCACAGCCATCCAGGTTTCACTGGGGCTCACATTGATTAAAAACTCTTTCGACATCCAAACACTTCCTAAAAAACCTTCCGGTGCCTCTCTCCAGCTTTAAAACTAACCGCTGTTCGTTTCCGCTGCTCAATCTGAAAAGCGGCATCCAACAAGGAATCAAAATCGTCAGGGCGGATCGTGCCCTGGGGGCCAAAGGCCACTTCAAAATCGAAAAGGATCAACCCGTCATCCTGAATTTTAAGTTCATAACCTTTCCAAAGCGGGCGGAGATTAACCACTTTCTGCCCCTGCTTTGTCATTTTCGTGACCATCAATTCAGGACGCGACCACAAGGAGGCAAACCACGCTTTGACCTCATCATCGGTGAGAGGGGTTCTCCGCCGTAACAAAAACTGGTAAGAAATACTGGTGGTTGCCGCCATTAAGGACGGTGCCTTCGGCGCCAGTTTCTCAACGGTTTCCACTTCCATCCCGGGCGGAAGCTGTTCTCGCAAAGCCTTTTTCACTTCTTCTTCAGGTAAATCACAGGTTAACTCCAGATCAAAATACTCGGCTTCACTTTCCACCCCCAAAGGAAGTGGTGGACCGAAGGATAGGATTGGTTTGGGGTTAAAACCAGCAGAAT of Capillibacterium thermochitinicola contains these proteins:
- the rsfS gene encoding ribosome silencing factor, with protein sequence MDFDKVLSAAYTAVIDQKGENPVILDLRELTVVTDYFLITTGRNPNHLKALADHLLEKLGDLGLTPFRREGDQDARWILLDYGFLVIHLLGQDERDFYRLEELWYGAKRLTPTIA
- the nadD gene encoding nicotinate (nicotinamide) nucleotide adenylyltransferase — its product is MKAIGIYGGSFDPIHLGHLLLAETAREELALEQVIFVPAAQSPLKKHRPYINDADRVELIKLAIRENPGFTLSEVELKRKPPSYTVDTLNFFRQAYPDHALFLLMGQDSLNTLTGWHRFEQLFTLATLAVGVRPGFPAQVPPALEAFRAPSAQSKGIVFFHNPEVAISSSAIRERLRLGKSVRYWLEPQVLKYILANKLYT
- the yqeK gene encoding bis(5'-nucleosyl)-tetraphosphatase (symmetrical) YqeK translates to MGVYMNLETLSRKLSQTLSPPRFQHSLRVMNFARELARHYQIPEEPVAVAALMHDVAREKDGPEMLALASSYQIPILPLDKKAPVLLHGQVGAELLKREWAITAEPVLEAVAYHVTGAPKLGIVGELTIIADFAEPARQFFAAQVARELAFRNRLAALKYIYTQKIRYILDAGFLLHPLTLEARNMLLLNESGEE
- the rplU gene encoding 50S ribosomal protein L21, whose amino-acid sequence is MYAIVETGGKQYRVQPGDEFTVEKLPGDVGSEVVLDRVLLIGGEETKVGTPYVEGAKVKAKIVQQDKARKILVFRYKPKKNIRKRYGHRQPFTRLRVVAIEG
- a CDS encoding TRAM domain-containing protein produces the protein MDTQAARAERRIIELSADYPKDEALLVGVNTDLAALLIGPGGNRLSALEKMVKKTVFIRGKDEIPPAEARILAAGEREYIQSVALPVKEGDRLEVEVIEPHANNPADGIARLDGYIIDIENGGHFAGQRLKVKIQKLFKTYAKAVIED
- a CDS encoding RNA recognition motif domain-containing protein; amino-acid sequence: MSKTLYVGNLPWATTDEDLAAFFSNATEVLASRVIIDRATGRSKGFGFVEVPEDQAEQVIAMMNGKELGGREIIVNEARPLNTTS
- a CDS encoding ribosomal-processing cysteine protease Prp, whose product is MTSVQFLRAGTRFVGFKAKGHTGYAPAGQDIVCAGVSTLVQTAVLGLQKLVGLELQIEQEQKGGLFNCRIAGAVEEKKLEQADLILNLMYLGLQQIAQEYRKYVQVSVKEVQNDEL
- a CDS encoding Rne/Rng family ribonuclease; translation: MSKEFLINVSPSETWMAVLEDGKLVELSKESHSTQRHIGNIYRGKVENVLPGMQAAFIDIGMEKNAFLFIDDLRPENGDQGPVSISDLLHEGQEIIVQLVKEPMGNKGARVVTNLTIPGRYLVLMPNVDYIGISRRIEDEKERERLKKVAMQLKPPGMGLIVRTAAEGLTEEELEADRNFLFNLWQKILKRAKKGPTPALLFHDHDLLYRILRDLFTTEVDRLVIDDLPTYEKALDLLAFLGPHLRDKVHLFTGHSLFALYGIEQQIEEALRRKIWLESGAYLVFDQTEALTVVDVNTGKYTGSTCLEDTVLHTNLAAAKEIARQIRLRNIGGIIIIDFIDMADEENRKQVLDCLAHELQKDKVKTNILGFTSLGLLEMTRKKNPAQSEGTITATLFLL
- a CDS encoding glutamate-5-semialdehyde dehydrogenase, which produces MSTEVTVLGQKAKKVAATLANLDSTAKNEALLRIADGLLANQERILAVNQAEVAKAKADGLKASLVERLMLNPDRIKAMVEGLREVVRLEDPVGTVEKMWRRPNGLEIGLLRVPLGVVAIIYEARPNVTVDAAALCLKTGNAVILRGGSEALQTNQVLVEVIRESLRKTTVPEDAVQLLASPEREAAVALMKMREYVDVLVPRGGAGLIKTVVSNALVPVIETGVGVCHTYVDASADLEQAIKIVVNAKTQRPSVCNALETLLVHQAIAAAFLPRCGEELRRAGTEIRGCPQTLLHLPWATAATEEDWATEYLDLILAVKVVPDFAAAVDHIAKYGSGHSECIITTDYATARKFLQVVDAAAVYVNASTRFTDGYEFGLGAELGISTQKLHARGPMGLSALTTTKYIIYGDGQIRQ
- the obgE gene encoding GTPase ObgE, with the protein product MFIDEVSIKVVAGKGGDGVVSFRREKYVPFGGPDGGDGGDGGSVYLEADEGYNTLSHLRYKKLYKAEAGQNGRGSNRFGKKGADLVIKVPVGTLVRKENRLIADLTEHKERCLVAKGGRGGRGNARFTGASHQTPRFAERGEPGEEAVLVLELKVLADVGLIGYPNAGKSTFLSAISAARPKVASYPFTTLNPVLGVVDLDDDSFVVADLPGLIKGAHQGVGLGIEFLKHVERTRLLVHLVDLSAPAPWDAFLEINHELASYNQALAQKPQLVLGTKIDLPAASAQKEEFKEKIASFGYEVDFISAVTGENLRPVLYRIKKKLETLPKVGKLPVEPEPFATVPLSGPPEFSITRDGDGVYRINSEALIKRLMRFNLEQNEALLRLDQYLKRWGIISALEDAGVKEGDLVRIGDLEFVFEPEDY
- a CDS encoding TIGR03936 family radical SAM-associated protein encodes the protein MNKITYRIKYSKKGLARFTSHLDVLRMLTRTLRRTGLPLAYSAGFNPKPILSFGPPLPLGVESEAEYFDLELTCDLPEEEVKKALREQLPPGMEVETVEKLAPKAPSLMAATTSISYQFLLRRRTPLTDDEVKAWFASLWSRPELMVTKMTKQGQKVVNLRPLWKGYELKIQDDGLILFDFEVAFGPQGTIRPDDFDSLLDAAFQIEQRKRTAVSFKAGERHRKVF
- the rpmA gene encoding 50S ribosomal protein L27: MNFNLQFFAQKKGVGSTRNGRDSEAKRLGVKKFAGQYVLAGNILVRQRGTKFHPGNNVGIGKDDTLFALIDGYVAFERKGKRDKKVSVYAEPVITA
- the proB gene encoding glutamate 5-kinase; amino-acid sequence: MRSRLKEAQTIVVKVGTSSLTYATGRLNLKNMERLVRQIADLHNSGKKVVLVSSGAVGAGVGELGLTSKPRTIPERQAVAAVGQGFLMQVYNKFFLEYGIVTAQILLTRDDMGDRRRYLNARNTLMMLLNEYKALPIINENDTVATEELQLRFGDNDTLAALVAGLIGADLLILLSDIGGLYTSDPRKDQTANLIPVVKEISPSIWSSAGEAGTSRGTGGMITKLEAARIATRSGITMVLASAEEDSVLSRIVAGEEIGTLFLPNDDTLVQRERWIAFAGQPQGAVVIDEGAVTALLERKKSLLPSGVIAVKGKFGVGDLIRVLDPQEQEIARGLSNFSTEEIEKIKGANTAQLPKVLGYKTFEEVIHRNNLVCFE